acaagaagaggCTTAGGTTGGTCAAGAAACAACATAAgaggaatctttaaaaagaaagttgagCACAACTCAGACAAATTACATTACATAGAAATTGTTAAAAACATGGGAAAACCTTAGTTTTTAGCTTTGAATGTTTTCACTTTTCCCTTGTTGGATTTTACTCACTGTTTCTCTGTAGTTACTTGaagtaaatattctttaaatcCTAACAAATAGCAGTGGGCTTTTTTTATATAGGCTGGAGATTATAAAAGAAGCAGTCTTTATGAAATTGCCCTTCACATCCTTCCCACTGCCTCTCCAAACCCTGCCCAGGACAACAGAGACATGGAGATAAAGAACGACAGCAGCAGCACATCAGGCTTTATGCTCCTGGGCATCTCTTCCAACCCTCAGCTACAGAAACCTCTCTTTGCCATCTTCCTCATCATGTACCTGATCACCCTGGTGGGGAATGTACTCATTATCCTGGCCATCCACTCGGACTCCCGGCTCCATACTCctatgtacttttttctcagcAACCTGTCCTTCATGGATATCTGCTTCACAACAGTCATTGTGCCCAAGATGCTGGTGAATTTACTATCAGAAACAAAGTCTATCTCCTATGTGGGCTGTCTCATTCAGATGTATTTCTTCATGGCATTTGCAAACACTGACAGCTACCTGCTGGCCTCTATGGCCATAGATCGGCTGGTAGCCATCTGCAACCCCTTCCATTATGATACAGTTATGAACTCACGGCATTGCCTCCTCATGCTGCTGGGTTCTTGCACTATCTCGCACCTCCACTCCCTGCTCCGTGTGCTACTCATGTCCCAACTCTCTTTCTGTGCCTCCCATGTCATTAAGCACTTTTTTTGTGATACGCAACCTGTGTTAAAGCTATCCTGCTCTGATACTTCCTCCAACCAGATTGTGGTCATGACTGAGACCCTGGCTGTCATTGCAACCCCCTTCCTGTGCATCCTCTTCTCCTACCTGAGAATCATCATTACTGTGCTCAGAATCCCCTCTGCAGCTGGGAAGTGGAAGGCCTTCTCTACCTGTGGCTCCCACCTCACTGTAGTGGTCTTATTCTATGGGAGTGTCATCTATGTCTATTTTAGGCCCCTATCCATGTACTCAGTGGTGAAGGATCGGGTAGCCACAGTTATGTACACAGTGGTGACACCCATGCTGAACCCtttcatctacagcctgaggaacaaaGATATGAAGATGGGTTTGAGGAAATTAAGGGAAAGAATATACTCATAGAAGGAATAACAAGATACAATATCACAATTGGGAAATGACCTAAAAGATAATCAGCATACCTTCTTACCTACCCATTTTTCACATGGCACCCAAAGAGGTATTGAGAGGTAGTGTTGAATAGCAGAAAGAGTATTGACCTGGAAGATAGAATACTTGGTTTCTATCAATGACTTTGACAGAATAAATGTTCAATCACAGACCAAGAATTGCTAGGTATCACTAGGTATCCACATTTCAGGAAAACTGTTTGTGCCACCCATGTAATGGAATAAGGTATTTCCAAATAACTCTTCTATAAGCTTTGCATTGGCTAGCACTCAAGGAAATATAAAGTCCTATAGTTTTCAGAATAAGGCATTACATGGATATCAAGGGAATTGGGGAAGACTCTTTGAGTAATGAACTAAGATTATCCTTAAGAATGGATTTATTTTGACACTGAGAGTTTGATAGATGAGGAACTGGGCAGAGCATTTCAAATAGTGGAAACCACCCAAGCAGGTAGAAGCAATGAGCATTGGAATGTGTTTTGAGGAACAATGACAAGGCCTAGGAGACTTTTTCAATCTGAGAGCGAGGAGAATAAGGCTGGAAGGTTGGAAGAATCTACAAAGCAGATTTATTCTCCTATCAACACCAAAGTGTCATCACAGTATGAATTCTCAGTAATTGACTCTTTTTCCCTTGACTCTTAATTCTTCCATTCCCAGCATGGTCATAACCTCACTGACATGCCCTTTATATCCTGGAAAAAGCAACATATATCAGTCAGGATAAGTTAGGTTATTCTGTAgaacaaacaatcccaaaataTTCGGAGCTTAAAACCAGAGATGTATCACTCATTCACaccatagaaaataaaaaggcactgCTCTTTTTAAATACTCAGCGACCAAAGCTGATGGAACAGTCACCATCATAAATATTAACCATAACTCTGTTTGAAGCTGAGAAAGACCCTTGAAGAATTGAACGGACAATTAAATACTCTGTTCCAGAAGTGACTCAGACCTCTTCTGACTACAGCTCCTTGTCCACAACTATCTCAAGACCCATCAAACACAAGAGAATCAGGAGTCACAATCTAATgatgtatctgtaaaatggagagccagaaatatttggtgaacTGCAGTAATGACTACTACACAACTCTAATAACACAAATACGTAAGTGTGAATTTGTGTCTTAATCAATCCTTCTCTGATTATGTTATTGTCAACAACAACAGTAGCAAAAGATATATACTCTCTCTGGAATACCTTTCCTTCAATAATTTCATCAAGTTTTTACAACTACCAGCTTTTATAAATCATAAGCTTGTGGATATCAGGACCTGAAGTTGGCTACAAGTCTTTTGGCCTTAATGGCATTACAAGAGGTGTATAGCAGACTAACAAAAGATAGGAACAGCTAGGACCCAACATCAAGGTCCCTGCCATTACTGTCACTATGTCCTCTTCCAAATATCAGGAAGCAACCAGAAATCCAAGAAACAAAGTCAATTTGCAATAGCCTTCATATTTGTTCAGGCACACCTGGCTTTCACCATTATTTGTCACCAATCACTCAGTTTTGGGGAGGCAGGCCTAGAAGATCTGGATCCCTCCCACTTACTCTACTGATGTGCCACAGTTTTCTTATGATCAACCAAGTACAACACACCACTTTACAACGTGAAGAATGCCcagcatatattaaatatataaattaattaatcatGCCTTCCTGTAACTTATAAAGCTAACTAAGTCCTCTGGTCCCAAGAAaccaaacatattttataaattctgaCCTCACTTTGCCATAAGGCCCAGACTCTTTTTTCTCAACAACACACAGTCACTAAGAAATCAAGATCTTCATGTATAAGCCTACAGATATTCTAAAAAGTTCAAATTAAGGGAATTCTAGATAGTAAGTGACCATGAGCACAATGGAGTGAAAGAGGTACCACTGTGGCCCTCAGGTTAGTCCTAACATTCTCAGTTAGAGCTAGAATGTTGTCTCTGTTAGAATATGAAGCAAATCCTAATAGATATCCTGTCGCCCTTCAGAAGGAGTGACCTGATAGTGGGCAGGTAGTATCTAGGGACTTTAGTGGTTTTGGTATCCAAAATAAGGGTGTTCGGAAGTTAACTCGGGGAATTGCTAATAAGCAttggtaagaaaaaataaatcccttCTGAAAGTAGACATAATCAGAGGAAAGGTCTAAGTGGACCTTCTAAACACCTCATCAGGTTGAATGGGATCCTCTCTATGGTCCTTGGAAGCCGACCAGGAAATTCCTTGACAGCCTCTCTTCCCATCGTATAGGTACCCGGGAAGCTGCTTGAAAATAGTAGTTAAAGAATACTATAGGCATGTACTTTCATGAGAAAttgtaaaggaaaacaaacatcCTTCCTCTGAAAGCTCATTGCGTATACATCAATGTTGGAGATTTTACTCGGTACTGAACTAAGAaatatttagttctttgaacacGTTTTGCCTATTTATCAGAGTGACATAAACAAGAAAGGGTAGGAGAACTGAGAGCTGATGAGTACCTAGGGGAAAGTGCTGCGTATTTCCCACATTGAAGAGTCTGATAGAGAATGCGTTaccaaaacaactgaaaaaaagtaGTCATATAATCCTAGAGTTGAAGAAGTTTCAAGAGGCAGAAACCAGAGTGAGGATACAAATGTATTTCCCCCAAAAGCAGAAGAATCTCCTTCAACCAAGCAATCTCCAGGAGATACCCCATCAGCAGAACTTCA
Above is a genomic segment from Equus przewalskii isolate Varuska chromosome 26, EquPr2, whole genome shotgun sequence containing:
- the LOC103565004 gene encoding olfactory receptor 1L4; its protein translation is MEIKNDSSSTSGFMLLGISSNPQLQKPLFAIFLIMYLITLVGNVLIILAIHSDSRLHTPMYFFLSNLSFMDICFTTVIVPKMLVNLLSETKSISYVGCLIQMYFFMAFANTDSYLLASMAIDRLVAICNPFHYDTVMNSRHCLLMLLGSCTISHLHSLLRVLLMSQLSFCASHVIKHFFCDTQPVLKLSCSDTSSNQIVVMTETLAVIATPFLCILFSYLRIIITVLRIPSAAGKWKAFSTCGSHLTVVVLFYGSVIYVYFRPLSMYSVVKDRVATVMYTVVTPMLNPFIYSLRNKDMKMGLRKLRERIYS